The following are from one region of the Deinococcus terrestris genome:
- a CDS encoding thioredoxin domain-containing protein has translation MTDPPFVLLTQDHCPTCERLERMLAGPLKGQFIGQIEVVHRQQHPAEFEALARAHGLRTTPALIHRPSREVMTAPAGLGEVRRFLDAGTKPIP, from the coding sequence ATGACTGACCCGCCCTTCGTCCTGCTGACCCAGGACCACTGCCCCACCTGTGAGCGCCTGGAGCGGATGCTGGCTGGCCCCCTGAAAGGGCAGTTCATAGGGCAGATCGAGGTCGTGCACCGCCAGCAGCACCCAGCGGAGTTCGAGGCGCTCGCTCGGGCACACGGCCTGCGCACCACGCCCGCGCTAATTCATCGGCCCAGCCGTGAAGTGATGACCGCCCCGGCCGGGCTGGGCGAAGTGCGCCGCTTTCTCGACGCGGGGACGAAGCCCATCCCGTGA
- a CDS encoding ribonucleotide-diphosphate reductase subunit beta, with protein sequence MSQMPFSATNWSDPEDHFSATFYEKYTSQLWFPDEIPLTNDALVWQSLSDDERWTYIHASAGLNALDTLQGEVGMPTLRGLVGGHIRKATLQFQGMMEDIHARSYSLMNKTFLTTSQEREVFGWVRTQPHLQFKIGFIGDVFADPDVSRLGLWKKLVVSCMLETALFYSGFFYPLYLAGQGRMVSAGEIFNLIILDEALHGVYVALLAQEQFDAMNGAEQTYAKAWYRQALDTLYQNELAYTEVLYARVNLTDEVKRFLRYNFNVLADNLGLEHTFPDEEIHPVVQNGIRAQGTTHDFFSAKGSSYAKIGVEPLTDGDIAELWGGGFPGQSASGRVSHD encoded by the coding sequence ATGTCCCAAATGCCCTTTTCCGCGACCAACTGGTCCGACCCCGAAGACCACTTTTCCGCGACCTTCTACGAGAAGTACACCTCTCAGCTCTGGTTCCCCGACGAGATTCCCCTGACGAACGACGCGCTGGTCTGGCAGAGCCTGAGCGACGACGAGCGCTGGACCTACATTCACGCCTCGGCGGGGCTGAACGCGCTGGACACCCTCCAGGGCGAGGTCGGAATGCCCACGCTGCGCGGGCTGGTAGGCGGCCACATCCGCAAGGCCACCCTGCAATTCCAAGGGATGATGGAGGACATTCACGCCCGCAGCTACAGCCTGATGAACAAGACCTTCCTGACGACCAGCCAGGAGCGCGAGGTGTTTGGGTGGGTGCGGACCCAGCCGCACCTGCAATTCAAGATCGGCTTCATCGGGGACGTGTTCGCCGATCCTGACGTGTCCCGGCTGGGCCTCTGGAAGAAGCTGGTGGTGTCATGCATGCTGGAAACGGCGCTCTTTTACAGCGGCTTTTTCTACCCCCTGTACCTGGCCGGGCAGGGCCGCATGGTGTCAGCGGGCGAGATCTTCAACCTGATTATCCTGGACGAGGCGCTGCACGGGGTGTATGTGGCCCTGCTGGCCCAGGAGCAGTTCGACGCCATGAACGGGGCTGAGCAGACTTACGCGAAAGCCTGGTACCGCCAGGCCCTGGACACGCTGTACCAGAACGAGCTGGCCTACACCGAGGTGCTGTACGCCCGTGTGAACCTCACGGACGAGGTGAAACGCTTTCTCCGTTACAATTTCAACGTGCTGGCCGACAACCTCGGCCTAGAGCACACCTTTCCTGACGAGGAGATTCATCCGGTGGTCCAGAACGGCATCCGGGCGCAGGGGACCACGCACGACTTCTTCAGCGCTAAGGGCAGCAGTTACGCCAAGATCGGCGTGGAACCCCTGACGGACGGGGATATCGCGGAACTGTGGGGAGGCGGCTTCCCCGGCCAGTCGGCCAGTGGGCGGGTGTCGCATGACTGA
- a CDS encoding acyl-CoA thioesterase — translation MTELPGSVNATAIHPLDPSHFAPSETRITHVVFPGTTNHHGTLFGGEALAYMDSAAFIAATRHCRRKVVTRHLGAMEFRRPIPQGTLVELIARVVATGRTSMTVRVDLLIEQMDSPARELGCTGTFVLVALGDDGQPTDVPPLEGATDGR, via the coding sequence ATGACCGAATTGCCTGGCAGCGTGAATGCCACTGCTATTCACCCGCTGGACCCGTCCCACTTCGCCCCGAGCGAGACCCGGATCACGCACGTCGTATTTCCGGGCACCACCAACCACCACGGCACCCTCTTTGGCGGAGAGGCACTGGCCTACATGGACAGCGCCGCCTTTATCGCGGCCACGCGCCACTGCCGCCGCAAGGTGGTGACCCGGCACCTGGGCGCGATGGAGTTCCGCCGCCCCATTCCGCAGGGCACCCTGGTCGAACTGATTGCCCGAGTCGTCGCCACCGGGCGCACCAGCATGACTGTGCGGGTGGACCTGTTGATCGAGCAGATGGACAGCCCCGCACGTGAGCTGGGCTGCACCGGCACCTTCGTTCTGGTGGCTCTGGGGGACGACGGACAGCCCACAGACGTTCCACCCTTGGAGGGCGCGACCGATGGCCGCTGA
- a CDS encoding ribonucleotide reductase stimulatory protein: MQLVFDSLTGNVRRLADRVARQVGGVEVLDLRRDAPRGHFLLLTYTFHRGAVPDSTRAFLARHHPHLLGVVASGSYHWGEHFARAAELIATQYHVPVVAKVNKSGTDADVIQIARWVLTHQHAPSPLTLTENVWTPGPN; the protein is encoded by the coding sequence GTGCAACTGGTCTTCGATTCCCTGACCGGGAATGTGCGCCGCTTGGCGGACCGGGTGGCCCGGCAGGTCGGCGGCGTCGAGGTGCTCGATCTCCGCCGGGACGCGCCCAGAGGCCACTTCCTGCTGCTGACGTACACCTTTCATCGGGGCGCGGTGCCTGACTCCACCCGCGCCTTTCTCGCCCGGCATCACCCACACCTACTGGGCGTGGTGGCCAGCGGCTCATACCACTGGGGCGAGCACTTCGCCCGCGCGGCGGAACTGATTGCCACGCAGTACCACGTGCCCGTCGTGGCGAAGGTGAACAAGAGCGGCACCGATGCCGACGTGATCCAGATTGCCCGGTGGGTGCTGACCCACCAGCACGCCCCCTCCCCACTCACGCTTACGGAGAACGTATGGACCCCTGGACCGAACTGA
- a CDS encoding FtsX-like permease family protein: MNAVALKTDAPTADRLAQVNGLGVLTRAQTLQVLPGYKEEQGSLTMIQVFLVVVAAFVMAVFFYVLTLQKTPQFGLLRAIGASTRTLAGSLVAQMLLLTTLAVALAALITLGLVTLLPAGIPFALTPSVLLAASALLIGVAALSSLLSLRSIARVDPLIAIGTVA, translated from the coding sequence GTGAATGCCGTCGCCCTGAAAACGGACGCGCCCACGGCCGACCGGCTCGCGCAGGTGAACGGGCTGGGTGTCCTGACCCGCGCCCAGACCCTCCAGGTCCTGCCCGGCTACAAGGAAGAGCAGGGCAGCCTGACGATGATCCAGGTCTTCCTGGTGGTCGTCGCCGCCTTTGTAATGGCCGTGTTCTTCTACGTCCTGACCCTGCAAAAGACGCCGCAGTTCGGCCTGTTGAGGGCCATCGGGGCCAGCACCCGCACCCTCGCGGGCAGCCTGGTCGCGCAGATGCTGCTGCTCACGACCCTGGCCGTCGCCCTGGCCGCGCTGATCACCCTGGGCCTCGTGACGCTGCTTCCGGCGGGGATTCCCTTCGCCCTTACGCCCTCCGTCCTGCTCGCCGCCTCGGCCCTCCTGATCGGTGTCGCCGCCCTCAGCAGCCTCTTGAGCCTCCGCAGCATC
- the nrdE gene encoding class 1b ribonucleoside-diphosphate reductase subunit alpha, whose protein sequence is MDPWTELNNKVLAGTQIDTRHDLGALQVFFQEKVNPNTVFFHDLNEKIRYLTEHGIWDASVFERYAPQEVQAVFDRAYSYKFRFRAFMGAYKFYSEYAGMTPDRTRWLERYEDRMAVTALARSETVEDALELVHHLVTQTFTPATPTLMNSGKANTGRLVSCFLLQDCTDNLNSITKTLSFVAELSKGGGGIGVDLSNLRARGESLRGIQNVTKGVMGVAKMLDNMLRYADQAGQRPGAGAIYLSVMHADFLDTLNAKKIATDEDARLKTLSVGATIPDVFMEKVRAGEDIYQFYPHSLAQETGQDFTDIDWTRDYQALADNPRVRKKRVSARRVLEDIALTQGESGYPYLLFEGNANRANPIPNVGSIKMSNLCSEILQPTLPSTFHAYGQEHEDRIGLDVSCNLASLVIEQAMDSRDLGRVVRAAVRLLDNVARSTSVHEVPAVKKANDEMRSVGLGAMGLHSFLAKSEIVYGSPEALEFVDVFFAAVHYHARKASMEIARDTGFVFEGFGGSRYQSGEHFAQYLERDFLPQTPEVTALFGGHTLPTREEWRQLVQDIRQHGLAHSFVMAVAPTGSISYVSHASASLMPITEKVETRTSNKARTIYPMPHLSETTEWYYEEAYDMDQRRVLDTVAAAQRHVDQGISCTLFVPSTVTTRMLQSYYLYAYRLGLKTLYYTRLRKTGVQDCLSCVV, encoded by the coding sequence ATGGACCCCTGGACCGAACTGAACAACAAGGTGCTGGCTGGCACCCAGATAGACACCCGGCACGACCTCGGCGCCTTGCAGGTCTTCTTTCAGGAGAAGGTCAACCCGAATACCGTCTTCTTCCACGACCTGAACGAGAAAATCCGCTACCTCACCGAGCATGGCATCTGGGACGCCAGCGTCTTCGAGCGGTACGCGCCGCAAGAGGTGCAGGCGGTCTTTGACCGCGCCTACAGCTACAAGTTCCGCTTCCGGGCCTTCATGGGTGCCTACAAGTTCTACAGCGAGTACGCTGGCATGACCCCCGACCGCACGAGGTGGCTGGAGCGCTACGAGGACCGCATGGCTGTCACGGCCCTGGCCCGCTCGGAGACTGTCGAGGACGCGCTGGAACTCGTGCACCATCTGGTGACCCAGACTTTCACTCCCGCCACCCCCACCCTGATGAACAGCGGCAAGGCGAACACGGGCCGCCTGGTGAGCTGTTTTCTCCTTCAGGACTGCACCGACAACCTGAATTCCATCACCAAGACGCTGTCCTTTGTGGCGGAACTCAGCAAGGGGGGCGGCGGCATCGGGGTGGACCTCAGCAACCTGCGAGCCCGCGGCGAGAGCCTGCGCGGGATTCAGAACGTCACCAAGGGCGTGATGGGCGTGGCGAAGATGCTCGACAACATGCTTCGGTACGCCGATCAGGCGGGGCAGCGGCCGGGGGCCGGGGCGATCTACCTCAGCGTCATGCACGCCGACTTTCTGGACACCCTGAACGCCAAGAAGATCGCCACCGACGAGGACGCCCGCCTCAAGACCCTCTCCGTCGGAGCCACCATTCCCGACGTCTTCATGGAAAAGGTTCGTGCGGGCGAAGACATCTACCAGTTCTACCCCCACTCGCTGGCGCAGGAGACCGGACAGGACTTCACGGACATCGACTGGACGCGCGACTATCAGGCGCTCGCGGACAACCCGCGCGTCCGCAAGAAGCGCGTCTCGGCCCGGCGGGTGCTGGAGGACATCGCCCTCACCCAGGGGGAGAGCGGCTACCCCTACCTGCTGTTCGAGGGCAACGCCAACCGCGCCAATCCCATTCCGAACGTGGGCAGCATCAAGATGAGCAACCTCTGCTCGGAAATCCTCCAGCCCACCCTGCCCAGCACCTTTCATGCCTACGGTCAGGAGCACGAGGACCGGATCGGACTGGACGTGTCGTGCAACCTGGCCTCGCTGGTGATCGAGCAGGCCATGGACAGCCGTGACCTCGGGCGGGTGGTGCGCGCGGCGGTGCGGCTGCTGGACAACGTGGCACGCTCGACCAGCGTGCATGAAGTTCCCGCTGTGAAAAAAGCCAACGACGAGATGCGCTCGGTCGGCCTGGGGGCGATGGGCCTGCACTCCTTCCTGGCGAAAAGCGAGATCGTGTACGGCAGCCCCGAGGCGCTGGAGTTCGTGGACGTGTTCTTCGCTGCCGTCCACTACCATGCCCGCAAGGCGAGTATGGAGATTGCCCGCGACACCGGCTTCGTGTTCGAGGGATTCGGGGGCAGCCGCTATCAGAGCGGCGAGCACTTCGCGCAGTACCTGGAGCGCGATTTCCTGCCGCAAACGCCGGAGGTGACTGCACTGTTCGGGGGCCACACGTTGCCCACCCGTGAGGAGTGGCGACAGCTCGTTCAGGACATCCGGCAGCACGGCCTCGCCCACTCCTTCGTGATGGCGGTGGCCCCCACTGGGAGCATCAGCTACGTGTCGCACGCCAGCGCCAGCCTGATGCCGATCACCGAGAAGGTCGAGACCCGCACCAGCAACAAGGCCCGCACCATCTACCCCATGCCGCACCTCAGTGAAACCACCGAGTGGTACTACGAGGAGGCCTACGACATGGATCAACGCCGGGTGCTGGACACGGTGGCCGCCGCGCAGCGGCACGTGGACCAGGGCATCAGTTGCACGCTCTTCGTGCCGAGCACGGTCACCACCCGAATGCTGCAAAGCTATTACCTGTACGCCTACCGCCTGGGCCTCAAGACCCTGTACTACACCCGTCTGCGCAAGACGGGCGTGCAGGACTGCCTGAGCTGCGTGGTGTAG